The Deinococcus betulae genome segment GCACGCGCGGCAGCAGCGGCTTGATATGCAGGCGGTCGGGACCGACGCCGTTCATGGGGCTCAGGACGCCGTGCAGCACGTGATACAGCCCCCGGTACTCGCCGCTGCGCTCGATGGCGATCACGTCGCCGGGTTCTTCCACGACGCAGATCACGGCCTGGTCGCGGCTGGGGTCGCTGCACACGTCGCACTTCTCGGCGTCGGTGATGTTAAAGCAGATAGGGCAGGTGTGCAGGTCGCGCTTGGCGTCCAGCAGGGCGCGCGACAGGCGGTCAATGTCCTCGCGCGGCTGCTCGAACAGGTAAAAGGCCAACCGCTGCGCACTTTTGGGGCCGATGCCGGGCAGGCGCGACAGCTCGCGGATCAGGGCCACCAGAGAGGGCGGGTATTTCACTGGTGTCCCCTCATGAGCGCAGAAGGCCTCACCCAGGCACGCGGCCGGGTGACAGGTGCGGGGCCGCGCATCAGAAGCCGGGGATGCCCAGGCCGCGTGTGGCGTCTTGTTGCAGGGCGTCGGCCTTGGCGCTGGCGTCCTGCAGGGCGACGAGCAGCAGGTCTTCCAGCGCTTCCACGTCGTCTGCATCCACCGCTTCAGGCTTGATCTTCAGGGCCGTGACCTTGCCGTGGCCGTTCATGGTGACCGTGACCAGACCGCTGGCGGTGCCTTCGACGCTCTTGGCGGCCAGGTCCTCCTGAATCTTGGCGGCGGCCACCTGCGCCTGCTGCATCTGCTTCATCAGTTTCTTCATGTCCATAGCCCCCGCAGTCTACCGGGCCAGGGCCGGGGAGAAGGTGCCAGCAGGTGGGGGAGTCAAAGAGAGATGGTCACGGCTGCGCCGTCGGCCTCGGCGGCGCTTAGAAAGTCGTCCAACTGCGCCAGATACACTTTCAGGTCGCCGTCAGCAGTTGCGCTGGCCTTCGCCACTTCCTCGCGCACAGTGCCCAGGTCGCTCACCTCCACATCATGCAATTCCAGCAGTTCAAACGTCAGATGCAGGCGCTGGCCCACTGCTTCCCAGAGGGCCGCGAAGGCCTGTGCCTTGACCTCTTGCGAACACGCCAGGAAGCGAGGGTCAGCCGCCGGGTCCTCTGGCCAGCCCTGTTCGTCTACATCGGCTCGGTAGACCAGGCCGATTTCGCCGTCGTCGGTCATCATCTGCGCAGTCTAAAGAGGCCTTCTGGCGCGCCGCTGCCTTTGAACGCTTAGCCCTGAAGACCAGAGATAACGTCAGTCTGAGCCAGGTCAGCTGGCTGCTCTGTGCGGCGGCCCCAGCGCCAGAGCAGCCAGCCCAGGCCCTGGGCCAGCGCGGCGAGGCCAAACCACAGCCCCAGGGGCAGGCGGTCCAGCAGGGGCGACACCAGCAGCAGACTCAGGGGCATGCCCAGGCGGGACACCATGCCCAGCACGCCAAACACGCGCCCCAGATACGCCTGCGGCACCTGGCCCTGAAGCAGCGTCTGGAAGGCGATATTGCTCAGCCCAAAGCCAAAGCCCAGCGTGGCGGCGCCCGGCAGCAGCACCCCGGTCACGGGCCACAGCCACAGGGCGGCGTAGGTCACGGCCGTCAGCAGGAGGCCGGCGCTGATCAGGCGGCTGGGGGCGGCGCGCTCACTCAGCTGAACCACCAGGAGGCCAGCGGCCAGCAGCCCCGCGCTTTCCAGGGCCAGAAACAGGCTGTAGCCGGTGGCCGACGCCCCCAGGGCGCCAAACAGTTTGGGTAGGATGGCCGTCACGGGGGCCAGGCTGGCATTGAGCAGCAGCGCGATCACCGGCGCCAGCACCAGCAGCCGGGACTGTCCCATGACCCGCAGCCCAGCGCCCAGGTCGGCCCAGAGGCCGGGGTGGGGACCGGCTGGCGCGGGCCGGCCAGGCAGCGTCACCCAGGCCAGCAGCGCGGCCATCACCAGAAAACTGGTGCCGTCAGCCAGAATGGCCACAGGCGGCGACCACGCGATGACCAGCCAGCCCCCAGCCAGCGTGCCCAGCAGCCAGGCGCCCCGGCCCACACTGCCCAGCAGGCCATTGGCGCGGGCCAGTTGCGCCGGAGCCACCAGGGCCGGCACCGCCGCGCTACTCGCCGGTTCGGCCAACAGGCCTGCCAGGCCGGTGAGCAGCGCCGCTGTGTTTACCAGCCACAGCGGCACCTCGCCCAGCATCAGCGCCGCGCCCCCCACCCCCAGTTGCAGCGCGCCGCGCAGCAGGTTGGCAGCCAGCAGAGACACTTTCAGCGGCCACCGGTCCACCAGCGTGCCGGCCAGCGGCATCAGGAGGTTGGGCAGCAGGGTACAGGCCAGGGTCACGGCCATCAGGCCCGCCGAGCCGGTCTGGTGCAGCACCAGAAAGCCCAGCGCGATGCCCGCCAGGGCGCTGCCAAACTGCGACTGCGCCGTGCCCAGCAGCCAGAGACCAAAACTGCGCGTCCAGAGAGAAGGCGACATGGCCTCAGTGTCTGGACAGTGCTACCGGAAAAAATACCCCGATCTTCAGGTAGAAAGTGGCTACAGTCGGCGGGTGCCCCCTCACCATGTCGCCACAGCCGCGCAGGCCGCCCTGCTGATCCGCCCAGACCTGCGGCCTCTGCTACAACTGCTGATGCAAGGGGCGCGCAGTGCGGCTGAGGTGGCCCGTGAACTGGGGATGCCCCTGGCCCGCGCCTCGTACCTGTTGGGCCAGTTGCAGCGGGCCGGGGTAGCGGGCATTGAGCGGGTAGACGCCCGCGCGGGGCGGCCCATCAAGCGGTACCGCGTGGCCCCGCGCTGGTTCATTCCTTACGGCGTGACGGCAGCCGCCACCCTGGACGACCTGTGGCTGGGGCAACTCGCGCCGCGCATGGCCCAGCTGGCCACCCTGGCTGCCCGGCAGACCCAGAGCTACGCTCCCGTGTGGGGCCTGTGGCTGTCTCAGGGCGACACCGACAGCAACCTGGAACTGGGCGACGAGACTGGCCCGGCCCACGCCCTCTTTGCTGGCGATGAGCCGCTGATGCTGACCATTGCCACCCTCAGGTTGGGCGACGAGCAGGCGCGGCGCCTCAAGGGGCGGATGCTGGCGTTGCTGAAGGAAGCGGCCGAGTGGGAAACGCCTGGCGCCGCGCCCCATACCCTGAGCCTCCTGCTGGTGCGCGGCGCCGTGGACTGAGAGAGCAATGCTTCGGTGGCAAACCACCGCGGTCTCTGAGTGGGCCATCGCAGCGGCGGAGGGCGGCGCTGGACGGGCCTCAGCGTGCTCTGGCATCAGAGCAATAAGCCTGATTCAGCCGTTGTTGCCCATGGTTCTACTGGCGCGGACTCGCAGAGTAGCCGTACAGCTTGAGGCAGTTCCGCTTTGTGGGTGTGACAGACGGATTGTGTCTGAGATAGATGCTGCCGGCAACGGAGGTAACCGCGATCTAGCGCAGATGGCCGGGCTTCATTACAGCGCGGGCGTCCGTGTGCCCTTGGCGCGGCGGTAGAGCTGCGCAGGCCTGCCCACACCGCTGCGCCGCTCGCCGCTGGGGGTCAGGGTGCCCTGTGACAGAAGCCGCTTACGAAAATTTCGCTTGTCCAGTTTGCGGTTCAAGATGGCTTCGTACACGCCCTGAAGTTCCGGCAGCGTAAAGGTATCGGGCAGAAATTCCAGCGCCAGATTGGCGTATTCCAGTCGCAACTGCAGGCGGCCCAGCGCCCGGTCCAGAATTGCCCGGTGGTCAAAGGCCAGGGGCGGTGGCTGGTGAGCACTCTGCCACGCCGCGCCCAGGGTGTGGCCGCCGCCGCTGACTTCCACAGTGCCGTGCGGCAGCACCGCCAGATGTGCCACGCTGACAATGCGCCCGCGCGGGTCGCGGTTGACCTCGCCGAAGGTAAAAAACTGTTCGAGGTGGCGGGGTTCCAGTTCGACGGTGGTCTCGGTTCTCAGTTCGCGCAGCGCCGCCTCGTGCAGCTCCTCGCCGGGGTGGACAAATCCGCCCGGCAGCGCCCAGTCGCGGGCGTGGGGCAGGGCGCCGCGCTGCACCAGCAGCACCCGCAGTTCGCCGGCGTGCATGGCAAAGGCCGCCACGTCCACCGCCAGCCCCACCTGCGTGGCCTGGGGGGGCAGCGTCAGGTCGCTCACAGCCTGACCCCGGCGCAGGTCAGGAAGGGGCGGGGGGCGTGCATAGCCCGAATCCTAGATTTTGTGTCCTGGGAACGTCAAGTCAAAACGTCTGTGGCCGGGCCTTGGTGTCAACTGGGCTGGCCGGCTGCGGCCACCTGCGCCTCGGCCTGCGAGACCAGCACGTGTGCCCGCAGCAGTTCGGCCACGCTCCAGGCCTGAAAGGGGCAGCCGCCGGGCCGCAACTCGTCGCCGCTAAACACTTCCGAGACGTGGCCCAGCCCGGCTTCCCAGACATGCCCCATCAGGCCGGTGAGGGCCGCGCGCGCCCGGCGCACCTCGCCCTGCGAGAGCAGCAACTCCACAAACGCCGTCAGCGGCCACGGCCAGACCGTGCCCTGGTGATAGGCCGCGTCGCGCAGGACCTGCGGCCCGCCGTAATTGCCCCGGTAGCGCGCGTCCAGTGGCGAGAGGGTGTGCAGGCCCACGGGGGTCAGCAGCTCGGCCTCGGTCACCGCCACCGTGGCCGCCACCTGCGCCGGGGTGGTGAGGGTGTCGGGCAGGGCGAGTGCCAGTGGCACATTGGGGCGCAGGCTGCGGTCGGGTTGACCCTGGGCGTCCAGCGCGTCGGCGTAGGCGCCGCTCTGCCAGAAGGCCGGGAAGGTGGCCTGGGCGCGGGCCAGTGGGCCGCCAAACTGCGGGGCCTCACCCAGCGCCGCCGAGAGACGCCCTTCGGCCCCCAGCGCGGCCAGCCACAGCCCCTGAATTTCAATGGGCTTGCCGTGCCGGGGAGTGACCACCCAGTCCTCGATCTTCACGTCCATCCAGGTGAGCTGCACGCCAGCTTCTCCGGCCAGCAGCAGGCTGTCTCGCTCGTCCATGCGGACGCCGTGGTCGGTGCCGCGCACATGCCAGCCCAGCAGGTCGCGTAGGTGGGGCAGCGCCTCTCTGGCAAAGGCCAGGTCGCCGGTGGCGCCCACATACCGTTCCAGGGCCACGGCCAGCCACAGGGCGCCGTCCACCGTGTTGTAGCCGGCCCCGGCGCCGTCGTCCCGGAAGTTGTTGGGAATCAGGCCCCGGCGCGTAGTTTGAAGGAAGGTGGCCAGCAACTCGCGCGCCTCGGCGTGGCGGCCGGTCAGCAGGGTCAGGCCGGTGAGGGCAATCATGGCGTCACGGCCCCAGTCGGCAAACCAGGGATAGCCGGCAATGACGCTGCCGCCCTGGGGCTGGGCGCGGCGCACCAGGTAGGCATCGGCGGCCACGGCCAGAGTGGCCACCAGATCGTCGCGCACACCCGTCACGAGCATGGCGCGTTCAGCCAGTTCGCGGCGCCGGGCGGTCTCCTGGGCGTAGGCGGCCCAGGGGTCGGTGACCTCGGCGGCGCTGGCGGCGGGGGACAGGCCCTGCACCACCAGCGCCGCGCGCCCGCCGCCGGCTGGAAAATTCAGCTCCCACAGGGCGGCGCCCAGGGTAAATTCATGGTCGGGCTCGCCGCGCGCCGCGTCGTGGCGGTAGTAGACCCGCTGCGGCGTGGGCTGGGGCGTCAGGGCGTCAATGACAGCACCCGGCGCATGAACGGTCACGCGGGTCAGGCGCTCGCCCTGCACACTGACCACACGCCCGGTCTGGGTAAAGGTCAGGTCCGGTGTGCGGCGGTGAACGGCGTGCATGTCACGGTCCACGAAGTAGCCGCCTAGGCTCAGGTTCACCGGGTCGCGGCTGATGACGTCGTACAGAAACACCACGGCCCCGGACCCGCGCGGCGAAAAGTTGCGGCGCCGCACCCGCACGCCCGCCACCACCTGCTCACGTTCGGGCAGCAGGTCAAAGAGGCTCGCGCCGCTCAGGGTTTCCAGCCCCTGGCCCTCAAAGACCCCTGGCGCCAGTTCCAGGGCGTGCAGGGCGACCTCGCGCACGCCGCTGCGCGTGGCCACGCGCAGCACTTCTCGCGGCGAGACAAAGTGCGTGTGCCGCTGCACCGGCGGCAGCGCGCTGACTACTAGCCCCGAGTAACAGCGGGTGGGCACCCCGGCCAGGCTGCTCAGGGCAAAGCCGCCCAGGCCGTCGGTCAGCAGCACTTCCAGGTCGGGGTTGCGGGCCGTCAGGGGGCCAAAAGTGGCGGCGGCAGGCCAGCTGGGCGCGGTCATGCCGGTCAGCATGGCAGAAGCCGGCGGCGGGTCAGCCTCGCCGTGGTAGACTGGGGGGTCTCGCGCCCTGCCTTTCTTTTCGTATGGGCGCAGCCGCCCGGTGAGCCAGCGTGCCCCGGAGCGCGGCGGAGGTGATGAACATAGCGAAAGAACACAAGGTCAACGAGCAGATTCGCGTGCGCCAGATTCGACTGATTGGCGCGGAAGGCGAGCAGGTGGGCATTATTGACACGCGCGACGCCATGCAGATGGCCCGCGAGGCGGGTATGGACCTCGTAATGGTCAGCCCCCAGGCCGTGCCCCCTGTCTGCCGCCTGCTCGACTATGGCCGGTTCCGCTACGAGCAGCAGCAGAACGAGAAAGAAAACCGCAAGCGTGCCCGCGCGCAGGAAGTCAAGGCCATCAAATTCCGCGTGAAGATTGATGACCACGACTTCAACACCAAGACCGGGCACGTGCGCCGCTTTCTGGAAGAAGGCCACAAGGTCAAGGTCACCATCATGTTCCGTGGCCGTGAACGCACCCACCCCGAACTGGGCGAGCGCATTCTGGTGCGCGTGGCCGAGACCCTGGCCGATATCGGCGCCCCGGAAAGCAACCCCAGCATGATGGGCATGGACATGAACATGATCATGACCCCCAAAGCGGCGCCTGCGCCCAGAAAAGAGCGCCCAGCGTCTGAAGAAGCCGGCGCCGCTCCCGAAGCAGAAGCGGCTCCCGCGCCTGCCGCCAGCGCCTGAAGCGACGTTCCTTTACAGCTCACCCCCGCCGTGGGGTGGGCTGTTCCCATGACGCGGACAGCTGAAGGCATCTTCATGCTTTATTTTATAAACTAGGTGTACCGGCAGAACGTCATCTGTCCAGGAGGTTCCCCATGATCAAGATGTACACAACCACTTGGTGCCCCGACTGTCACGCCGCCAAGCGCGCCCTGAGCAGCAAGGGCCTGGCTTTCGAGGAAATTAACATTGAGCAGGACGAGAGTGCCGCGCAGTATGTCATGAGCGTTAACGGCGGCAAGCGCAGCGTGCCCACGCTGGTTCACGGCGACGTGGCGGCCAGCCTCAGCGGCTTCCGGCCTCAGAAACTGGACGCCTTTCTGGCGCAGGCTGGGCTGTAACAGCAGGAAGGTAGTGCTCGGTGTGCGGAGGGAGTAAAAACCCTTCGCGCATTTTTTTGGTGTGTGGTTGGGTTAATCCTCTAGCGGAGGCCTGGTGGCCCATCGGTAGGGGCTCCAACCGTTTCTGACGTGAATTTCTTTTGTGGGCAGCTCTGAAGGGCCTCCAGGCCGCACCTTTGGGCGTTGTGCCGAAGCTGTGGCATTTGTACAGCGTACTTCGGACTGCTCCTGCGCCAGCTGCTGACTGCACATTCAGTTACATCTGTCCCATTCGCAGCTTAGACTGTCCTCACGTAACGCGCACAGGGGGAAACCACATGAACGAGTATCTGAATGTCATTCGTAACAACTACGCCAACTTTACGGGCCGTGCCCGCCGCCGTGAATACTGGATGTTCACGCTGATTAACGGCATTATTCTGATTCTGCTGCAAATTCCAGTACAAGGCGCAGCGCTGGCTATGGTGGCCCAGATGCAGGCGCAGACCAATGCTGGGGTGGAAGCCACCCCCAACTTGGGGTTCACCGGCATCACGCTGATTTTTGCCCTACTACTGTTTATCTACTCGCTGGCCGTCCTGGTGCCGAGCCTGGCGGTGACGGTGCGCCGCTTGCACGACACGGGCAAAAGTGGCTGGCTGATTCTGCTGAACCTGATTCCCTTCATTGGCGGCCTGATTCTGCTGGTGTTTCTGGTCACGGACAGCGAAGCCGGCGCCAACAAATGGGGCCCGAACCCCAAAGGGCTGGGCCAGAACGCGGCCGCCCCCGCCAACAACTGGTAAGAGCGGCTACAAGAGAAGCCCGGTCAAACCTGACCGGGTTTTTTTCATGCTCCATGACCAACCGTGAGGCGAGCAGAGTGACCACAGCGTTGGGAACGTAACGGGGCAGGGTGGTTTGAGTGGCCAGAACGGAGCGACACGCTCGTTCGGCATGCTGAACTGAAAATCCACGGTCAAACCTCGTCGCGCTGCCGGGCCATCTGGGCAGGTCAGGACAGCAAAGGGCATGCGCACGGCCTCCCCCATCCCCATGCCCCAATTGGCCGAGGCTGCTCTGCACCGCCACGCCGCAGACTTGGCTCTATGCCTGTTACCGTGCGGCCTCTGGATCCAACCGACTTTGCTCAGCTACGCCCCATGCTGCTGGACATGGGCTTCGTCGAAGATGAAGCGGCGCTAGCGGCACGCTTTCCGGCCTTCTGTGCAGCTCCAGCCTGGGTAGTCCTGGGAGCGTTTGAAGACGACACCTTGCTGGGCTACGCCGCTGCTCAGGACGCCGGAGCAGACCTCCGCTCGGGAAACTCGCACCGCACGGCTAAACTGCACGACCTCTATACGTTGCCCCAGGCGCGGCGGCGTGGGGTGGGCCGCGCGCTAACGGGGGCCGTGGAGACCTGGGCATATGAGAGTGACCTGCGTTATCTGTACTGGTATGCCAATCTGCACGAAGCCAGCCCTGCCTATGTGGGGATGGGCTACGTACCCGGTGCAGAGGTGCAAGAGGGATACCATTTCTTCAAGCTGGACTTTGAAGCAGCGAACACCCGCCGGCCCCACCCGGAGCGCGGCCAGTGAGTCTGGAAGTGCAGCTCACGCCGCGCGCCGAAGTCACGCCACTGCTGGAAGGCCGCCTGTGCGCCCTGCTCCAAGCGGCCTATCCCCAGTGGGCCGATTTCTGGGAGGGCACATCGTTCTGGGGCAGCGAGCCGGAATGGCATCTGTGGCTGGCCGGGCCGGGAGGGCAGCCGGTGGCGCAACTGGGCTTCGGGCGGCGTACGGTGACCCTGGGCGAGCAGGTCATCCATATAGCAGGGGTGGGTGGGGTCGCCACCCACCCGGCCTGGCAGGGGCGGGGAGTCGGGCGCCAGCTGCTGCGTGCCCTGGGGCAGACGCTGAAGGCACAGTCAGACGTGGACTACGCCTTCTTGCAGTGCCGGGAAGAGGTGGCGCCGTTTTACGAGCGCAGCGGTTTTGTGCGTGTGCCAAACCCCGCGCATTTTCTTGACCCTGACGAGGAGAAGTGGGTGACGAACGCCGGGCCCACCCTGGTTTTGCCGGTGCGCTTGGCCCTGGATGACTGGCCACTAGAGGAGACGGTGGAGCTGCGGGGGCTGCCGTGGTAGGTAGCTACGCAGGTCCCTCAAACCAAGCGGCCAGGGCGGCGGGATCCTGGGGTGTGAGGTAAAAGGTCTGGCCTCCGTGGGTCAGCAGCAGGGCCTGGGCTGGGCGACTGGACCCGGCGGCAGCCTGCACGTGGCCGCCCGACGCGCCAGCTGAACTGAAAGTGCCGCTGTAGTACCCCGCAATGGCCGTGCCAAAGAGGCGCAGGCCCAGCGGTGCCGCCGTCAGCGTGGCTGTCGTCCCAGTACGGGGAAAGCGGGTGCTGCTGGCCCAGGTGCGCACCACCAGGGCGTCGCCGTCCTGGGCGTAGCGCACGCGGGGTTTGGACAGGAAAAAAGCCAGCAGGGGCACGAGCGGGAGCAGCACCAGGAGCTCGGGCCAGCTCAACTGTGCAGGTCGGGCTGGGCGAAAGTCCCCCGACCCGCCGCTGCGCCAGACCCGCACCAGGGCGTCCGGGTCGGCGGGAGTCAAGACGGTTGGGGGCTGAGTGGCGAAGATCAGGGCGCCCCTGGCCTGCGAGCCGTCGCTGTAGACCGCTGCGCGGCTCTGGTCCAGCCGAAAGGTGCCTACCGTGTACCCCGGCAGGTCCGAGCCGATCAGCTTGCCGCGCAGCGTCACTGGTCGGCGCTGGACGGGCGTCCCCGCCGGAATGCTGGTGCGCGAGGCCAGGGAGCGGGCGGTCATTTGCCCGCCCTGCACCGTATACACCGGCAGCCTGAGGGCCTGAGGAGCAAGGAGGAGGACCGGCACCAGCAATAAAGGCAGCAAAAGTAGCGGCAGGAGAAACAGGGTGCGCGCCCAAGGCCACCAGCGCGGTGTCTGTTCGGTGTTCACAGGCAGGGCAGCGGTGGGGGGCATACTCAGGCATACGCGCGGAAGGCGCCCGGTTGCTCCTACCCCCCTCACCCCGCTATCCTGCCCATATGAAGCCCTCGCCCCGTCACTCCGGTCTGGTGATGCGCGGCGCGTGGCGGCAGCGAATGCCTGCACAGCCCAGTCTGGTCACGCGAACTCTGAGCGCCTGAGAACCCTGACGCGGTTTTCAGGCGCTCTCTGCTGGACACGCGGCCAGACCGGGCTCCTTTTTTGCTTAACGAGGTTTGACATGCACGTAATTCTTCCCGATGGAAAACAGCTGGATTTGCCCCAGGGGGCCACGGCCCTGGACGCCGCCGGGGCCATTGGCCCGCGCCTGGCCAGTGACGCCCTGGCCGCCACCGCCAACGGCGAACTGGTGGATCTCCACACGCCGCTGCCTGACGGCGCCCACATCACGCTGATCACCAAAAAGAATCCGGGTGACGCCGCGCCGCTGTTCCGCCACTCGCTGGGCCACGTCATGAGCCAGGCGGTCGGTGAGTTCTACCAGGGCAAAGGCTACGCCCCGGACGCCATCAAGCGTGGAGTGGGACCCAGCATTGA includes the following:
- a CDS encoding MFS transporter, translating into MSPSLWTRSFGLWLLGTAQSQFGSALAGIALGFLVLHQTGSAGLMAVTLACTLLPNLLMPLAGTLVDRWPLKVSLLAANLLRGALQLGVGGAALMLGEVPLWLVNTAALLTGLAGLLAEPASSAAVPALVAPAQLARANGLLGSVGRGAWLLGTLAGGWLVIAWSPPVAILADGTSFLVMAALLAWVTLPGRPAPAGPHPGLWADLGAGLRVMGQSRLLVLAPVIALLLNASLAPVTAILPKLFGALGASATGYSLFLALESAGLLAAGLLVVQLSERAAPSRLISAGLLLTAVTYAALWLWPVTGVLLPGAATLGFGFGLSNIAFQTLLQGQVPQAYLGRVFGVLGMVSRLGMPLSLLLVSPLLDRLPLGLWFGLAALAQGLGWLLWRWGRRTEQPADLAQTDVISGLQG
- the infC gene encoding translation initiation factor IF-3 — encoded protein: MMNIAKEHKVNEQIRVRQIRLIGAEGEQVGIIDTRDAMQMAREAGMDLVMVSPQAVPPVCRLLDYGRFRYEQQQNEKENRKRARAQEVKAIKFRVKIDDHDFNTKTGHVRRFLEEGHKVKVTIMFRGRERTHPELGERILVRVAETLADIGAPESNPSMMGMDMNMIMTPKAAPAPRKERPASEEAGAAPEAEAAPAPAASA
- a CDS encoding GNAT family N-acetyltransferase, whose translation is MSLEVQLTPRAEVTPLLEGRLCALLQAAYPQWADFWEGTSFWGSEPEWHLWLAGPGGQPVAQLGFGRRTVTLGEQVIHIAGVGGVATHPAWQGRGVGRQLLRALGQTLKAQSDVDYAFLQCREEVAPFYERSGFVRVPNPAHFLDPDEEKWVTNAGPTLVLPVRLALDDWPLEETVELRGLPW
- a CDS encoding DUF805 domain-containing protein produces the protein MNEYLNVIRNNYANFTGRARRREYWMFTLINGIILILLQIPVQGAALAMVAQMQAQTNAGVEATPNLGFTGITLIFALLLFIYSLAVLVPSLAVTVRRLHDTGKSGWLILLNLIPFIGGLILLVFLVTDSEAGANKWGPNPKGLGQNAAAPANNW
- a CDS encoding NUDIX hydrolase, with the translated sequence MSDLTLPPQATQVGLAVDVAAFAMHAGELRVLLVQRGALPHARDWALPGGFVHPGEELHEAALRELRTETTVELEPRHLEQFFTFGEVNRDPRGRIVSVAHLAVLPHGTVEVSGGGHTLGAAWQSAHQPPPLAFDHRAILDRALGRLQLRLEYANLALEFLPDTFTLPELQGVYEAILNRKLDKRNFRKRLLSQGTLTPSGERRSGVGRPAQLYRRAKGTRTPAL
- a CDS encoding glutaredoxin domain-containing protein; the encoded protein is MIKMYTTTWCPDCHAAKRALSSKGLAFEEINIEQDESAAQYVMSVNGGKRSVPTLVHGDVAASLSGFRPQKLDAFLAQAGL
- a CDS encoding YbaB/EbfC family nucleoid-associated protein, which produces MDMKKLMKQMQQAQVAAAKIQEDLAAKSVEGTASGLVTVTMNGHGKVTALKIKPEAVDADDVEALEDLLLVALQDASAKADALQQDATRGLGIPGF
- the recR gene encoding recombination mediator RecR, which gives rise to MKYPPSLVALIRELSRLPGIGPKSAQRLAFYLFEQPREDIDRLSRALLDAKRDLHTCPICFNITDAEKCDVCSDPSRDQAVICVVEEPGDVIAIERSGEYRGLYHVLHGVLSPMNGVGPDRLHIKPLLPRVQEGLEVILATGTTVEGDATALYLQRLLEPLGAVVSRIAYGLPVGGALEYADEVTLGRALAGRTRVTKPN
- a CDS encoding amylo-alpha-1,6-glucosidase — its product is MTAPSWPAAATFGPLTARNPDLEVLLTDGLGGFALSSLAGVPTRCYSGLVVSALPPVQRHTHFVSPREVLRVATRSGVREVALHALELAPGVFEGQGLETLSGASLFDLLPEREQVVAGVRVRRRNFSPRGSGAVVFLYDVISRDPVNLSLGGYFVDRDMHAVHRRTPDLTFTQTGRVVSVQGERLTRVTVHAPGAVIDALTPQPTPQRVYYRHDAARGEPDHEFTLGAALWELNFPAGGGRAALVVQGLSPAASAAEVTDPWAAYAQETARRRELAERAMLVTGVRDDLVATLAVAADAYLVRRAQPQGGSVIAGYPWFADWGRDAMIALTGLTLLTGRHAEARELLATFLQTTRRGLIPNNFRDDGAGAGYNTVDGALWLAVALERYVGATGDLAFAREALPHLRDLLGWHVRGTDHGVRMDERDSLLLAGEAGVQLTWMDVKIEDWVVTPRHGKPIEIQGLWLAALGAEGRLSAALGEAPQFGGPLARAQATFPAFWQSGAYADALDAQGQPDRSLRPNVPLALALPDTLTTPAQVAATVAVTEAELLTPVGLHTLSPLDARYRGNYGGPQVLRDAAYHQGTVWPWPLTAFVELLLSQGEVRRARAALTGLMGHVWEAGLGHVSEVFSGDELRPGGCPFQAWSVAELLRAHVLVSQAEAQVAAAGQPS
- a CDS encoding winged helix-turn-helix domain-containing protein, yielding MPPHHVATAAQAALLIRPDLRPLLQLLMQGARSAAEVARELGMPLARASYLLGQLQRAGVAGIERVDARAGRPIKRYRVAPRWFIPYGVTAAATLDDLWLGQLAPRMAQLATLAARQTQSYAPVWGLWLSQGDTDSNLELGDETGPAHALFAGDEPLMLTIATLRLGDEQARRLKGRMLALLKEAAEWETPGAAPHTLSLLLVRGAVD
- a CDS encoding GNAT family N-acetyltransferase — translated: MPVTVRPLDPTDFAQLRPMLLDMGFVEDEAALAARFPAFCAAPAWVVLGAFEDDTLLGYAAAQDAGADLRSGNSHRTAKLHDLYTLPQARRRGVGRALTGAVETWAYESDLRYLYWYANLHEASPAYVGMGYVPGAEVQEGYHFFKLDFEAANTRRPHPERGQ